ATCTTCTTTTGAAATCTATAATGGAGCTCAGAATGAAATTGGTTCTTGAGTCAATCTTTATTGGCTTGGCTGTTGATTTTTTGGTTTATTTCTATGAAAAGATTCAGTTACGTACTTTTACCTTAAATTCCCCCCCCCCGGGCTTAGTCTCAGGAAAcatttcttcttgtatttgtaaATGGGATAAACATCATCTTACAGTTGTGTAAAGTTTACCTCCATTGTTGCAGCTGCTGTTCCCAATCTAGCTATGGTTCATGGTGTTGATAATCAGAAGGTAAAGACTTTACCTCTTTTTTAATGCTTGATTGAACCTGAGGAGTGAGGAGTAGTCTTTCTGTTGAATCTTGAAAATGTTACATGCTGCTTCTATTTCCTTTAAGTTAGCAGCAGTATGATTTTTAATTTACTTTCAGAGTTCAGCAGGATAACAAGCATTGAAATCAATAAAAGTTAGCTCCACATGGTTATCATTACATCAATAGTTATATCAAAGGGAAAACACTGTCGGTTTATAAACTGAGCACGGAGGAGTGTGCTATTTCATTCGTTTTCCTTCTGAGTTCCTTCTGGTCATTGTCAGACACAACCTGAAGCTTTAATAAGTTTGACTTGTTAGATTAGAGTCTCGTTGAATGCTTATTATTGTTGGAATCGAACAGAGTTGATCAATCATATAATACCTTTTCTAATCTACAGCTTGCAAATCATCTTGATCGTATGGTTTCAAGCATTGGCAGGCAACCTCTGAAGGTTTTGGTTCAAGTAAATACCAGTGGAGAAGAGTGTGAGTATATTTCCTCCTCATTCTTGCTTACAGATCCTGAAAGAGACTAGTTGGGCTTGCGATGACTCTAGCGATAAGATTCTGCATGCTATTAGGTTTTTGGTATTAGGAGCAGAATCTTATTTCCTCCTCctagagggtgtttggctaaaactagcttataagcacttttcggcttatctacgcgtttggtaaagttaaaagtgcttataagccaagtgcttataagtcaaaaataagccaaaagccataagctggtcacccccaacttatgaatttttagcttataagcactttaagtttgtccaagatttttactattttatccttaaaatattcttttttagaaCAAAACTCCTAGATCGATAATCGTTGCCTCAAGTATTTTTTCAACCtaacccccctccccctccctccccccccacacacacacctCTTCAAGTCTGCAATTCTCATTGACTATTTAAGATAAGCGAATCCTCTATTCCTTTGCATATTTGTATCAATGTAAttgtgtattaatctttgaactgCATGTAATAAATGAGGACATATCAATTTTTTGGTGTATTGCTTTCTAAGTGTTGTGGTGATGAAGATAAtgtttgtttctcttcaaatattttgtcctatttaggtttattttttactgagaaatttttgtcaatttattaattattataacttatgattatatgcttatcataaaataaattatatttatcataaaaattatcttatctAAGCACAGTTGCATTTAAAATCAAATGACAGATAGAATATTTTATATTTGAATCGATCtagaatctaaaattttgaagaaattacgCATTTATAAGTATAAACAATTATAAggttatttaagtcattttaacagaaaaaaagCTTATCAGCACTTTTTTATCAAATACTGCAGCAGCTTATTATCAATTTTAGCActtgtatccaaacacgtaactgcttatttattaaatcagttgCAGTacttaaaagtgcttttcagcaCCTGATGCttatcagctacttcaaatcagctaatccaaacgggctctaggTTATGAAAGGTTTCTAACACATTGCTTCAAGTCCTCGGATTTCCGGTTAAACTTGCAGAATGCAGATGAAATCTCGCTAATTTTGAAACTCTGAATTGTTAGTTCTTTTTTCTCACTGCTAGTAATGCATGTTTGATTGAACCGTACAATGCTTGTTTTTATGACGTTCAAGGCCAACAAAGGAAGGCCTCCATTCTTCCCCATTCTTCCTACTTCCAAGGAACTGATGAATTAGTTAATTTAACTATCTACAGCAAAATCTGGTATTGATCCATCAAATTGCACAGAGCTGGCCAAACATGTCAAGCTGGATTGCCCAAACCTTGATTTCTCTGGCCTAATGACAATTGGAAGGCCTGACTACACTTCAACCCCAGAAAACTTCAAGGTGATATTCTGTAATTAATCCGAAATTTAGTTGTAGATGACTTGTAAAAATTCCAAGCTCTCTAAGCCATTTGAAGATGTCCCACCCTGTAATGAAAGAtgcaaaggaaaaatatttgtaAACTACTGAAAGCAGGTCTTTTTGGGCAATGATAATAGTCACCATAACAATTTTCTTCATAGTTATCGGAAGTTCactttccttttatttatttttttttatttttttttaactttacgTATAATAGACGGATGCATTTCTTGTGCTAAGTTATTTACTTATATGGAATTCTTAAGAAGTTTGTTATCGAATGAATGGACTTGAGTCATGCATATTGGAAGCTTCATGACAAAAATGCTTATATTGAGTCCTTCATCAAATTTCCCATTTCTCCAAATTGCTGATCACCATTTTTCTTGATGTAATGCAATAGACGCTATTGAACTGTAGAACTGAAGTTTGCAAGGTGCTTGGTATGGGGGAGTCTCAATGTGAGTTATCAATGGGCATGTCTACTGACTTTGAGCTAGCGGTAAGCTGGTATTCTCTTACCTTGTTCATAAAAATCTGATATCTTTCatccaaaaaataataattctgATTGAAAGAATCACTTCTTCTGATTAATTTCCTTTGCCAGTTTCATTTTACTGCTGCTTTATCATGTGAAAGCGGACAGTCCATCAATCTCTTGATTGTCCTTTGAGTTTAATTTAAGGCCTCTAGCGTGCTAATGCAAAAATATATTTTCCTCGACTTAATCTCAACCAAAATGACGAAAGAAGTTTATGAATCAGTTGCAAATGTTCGAGATGACCATGtaattcatttttctttttctgccAATGGATTTCCGAATATATTTTGTTGTCTATTTGTATAGTCCGTGTTGTTCCTGAAGTAAGCATGAATTATGAAAAAAATGAGCTGGTCCTGTTTTGCTCATACAAAGAATATATAAGCTGCGTTAAGAAACTGGTCCTGTTTTGATTGTCTATGGTAATGCTGCAGATAGAAATGGGCAGCACCAACGTGAGAATTGGATCCACCATCTTTGGACCGAGGGAGTATCCGAAGAGACAATgagatcagtataaacttcatcGCATAGAGCCATTTGCGTGACATGCTTGTGATGCTGAAAGCAGTAAGTGCCGCCTTTCTGAACTTTTGTGCCATAAGGGAGAAGAATGAAGCAGCAATGACAAGAGAAGAATGAAGCAGCAATGACAAGAGAAGAATGTTGTTGCTTCAAACTCGAATCTCGCCTACCAGAAAGTTATGTCAAAATTGTTTTACTGTGAATTGCTGTATACTATgttcccatttttcttttctttattaacATATTTTTACAACAGGATTAAGTGCCCCTTACTCTTAAATTGCTTTGATCcacttagtgggcgtttggacataagaattgtaaatttCGGAAAATAGTGGAAAAAaagttcaagtgaaaatggtatttgaaaattagagttgtgtttagacatgaatacaattttgggctgtttttgaatttttatgagtgatatgaagtgaaaattttgaaaaatagttttttggagtttttaaaattttcgaaaaattccgaaattcatcttcaagtgaaaattgaaaatttcatggtcaaacattgatttcgaaaaaacgtgaaaattttccgaaaaaaaagtgaattttttttatgGCCAAATGAGCCCTTAGTCTTTTGTTTTGAAGCTTTGTATGTGTTATATAATGAGGCAATTTCACTTTTAGCTGCTCGGCTAAAACTTTTGACAATTTCTAGCCCACAAATCTATTATGCAAGTTGAAGCCAAAAATTAATTATCATAGCTAGCCAGTGAAATAGAAATCCCACTAGTCGCATTCTAAACCATGTCAAGTATTTCAAGTGATTTTTTATCTTAGAAATCTCATTTACAGTAATAAGTAATATATCTCCAGTCCAAAGCAATGTAAAGTATAAAACTATTTTAGTCAAATAAGTTTTTTTTAATTACACAAACAGAATAATTCGGTCAAAAGTCCAAAGAGCTGgtgaattcaaaaaaaataaaatatttttcaaaagagaaactaaaaaaaattgcaaaaaaaaaaacttcGCCAAAT
The DNA window shown above is from Nicotiana tomentosiformis chromosome 8, ASM39032v3, whole genome shotgun sequence and carries:
- the LOC104089944 gene encoding uncharacterized protein, translated to MAAPAAEGLAVTALRSVFHRVRQAAERSGRRADDVRVVAVSKTKPISLINQVYDAGHRCFGENYVQEIIQKAPELPEDIEWHYIGHLQSNKVKQLLTAVPNLAMVHGVDNQKLANHLDRMVSSIGRQPLKVLVQVNTSGEESKSGIDPSNCTELAKHVKLDCPNLDFSGLMTIGRPDYTSTPENFKTLLNCRTEVCKVLGMGESQCELSMGMSTDFELAIEMGSTNVRIGSTIFGPREYPKRQ